The Ruminococcaceae bacterium R-25 DNA segment AACACTGTGAACCAGCGGCATAAACGTCTCAGAATGAGTTTTTGTCTCAAACGAGAGTTCATAGCAGATCTCTTTGCCGTCTTCGAAAACTCCGGCACTGCAATTTGAATTTGATGTATCACAAACTAGAAGTTTCATTCTTCGATAACAGCTCCCGCCTTAATGACTGCGTCTTCCAGATATTTCTGATGCTTTTCGGAACATTCGCATTCGAACTTCCTGGTATTGCCGTCTCCCGTTATTGTCATCTTAATCGTGTCTTGTGGCAACAGTTCATCGATAATATCACTCCACTCGATAACGCAGACACCTTCCCTGTAAAAATATTCATCAAGGCCGCTCATAAGGAAATCATCCGGACCTGAGAGCCTATATGTATCGAAATGAAACAGCATGAGCCTGCCGCCGTCATATTCATTGACGATGGTAAACGTAGGGCTCGAGACATAAGCGGTCGACCCCAGGCCCTTTGCGATGCCTCTGGTAAGGCAAGTCTTCCCTGCGCCGAGATCGCCTGTCAAAGCAATAACGTCGCCGCCACAAAGAGACTTGGCCAGTTCATAGCCAAATTTCTCGGTCTGTTCGGGTGATGTGGTATTAAATCTGATCATGTTAAGTAATTTTACATTCAAGGCAGGCAAATAGCAAAACAAAAAAAGACCGCTCCAAACGGAACGGTCTTTGAAGTTCTTGTTGAATCGAATAACGATTAACGCTTTGAGAACTGGGATGCCTTTCTTGCCTTCTTGAGACCCGGCTTCTTTCTTTCCTTCATACGTGCGTCACGTGTGAGGAATCCGCTCTCCTTGAGAACTGCCTTGTAGCTCTCTTCATCAGCTTCAACCAAAGCTCTTGCAATACCGTGACGGATTGCACCAGCCTGACCGGAGATACCGCCGCCGATAGCCTTAACGATTACGTCGAACTTATCTTCTGTCTGTGTAGCTGCGAGGGGCTGACGAACGATGAGCTTAAGTGTATCAAGACCAAAGTAGTCATCGATGCTCTTGCCGTTGATTGTGATATTGCCCTTACCAGGAACCAAACGAACAGCTGCTACTGCGTCCTTACGACGGCCTGTGCCGTAGTAATATACTTTGTTGCTTGTTTTCTTTGCTGCCATTATTACTTAGTCCTCCGATTAGAATGTGTGAACTTCAGGCTTCTGTGCTGTCTGCTCATAGTCAGGACCAGCATAAACGTGAAGCTTTCTGAACATCTGACGGCCTAAAGAGTTCTTAGGGAGCATGCCCTTAACTGCGAGCTCAACAGCCTTCTCAGGGTTCTTTGCCATCAAAGTACGATAGTCGATTTCCTTAAGTCCACCCGGGAATCCAGAGTGATGACGATAGAGCTTATCGTCGAGCTTCTTACCGGTAAGAACTACCTTGGAAGCGTTGATTACGATTACGTTATCTCCGGTATCAAGGAAAGGAGTATATGTGGGCTTGTGCTTACCTCTTAAGAGTCTAGCAACCTCTGTAGCCAAACGACCGAGAACCATGCCCTCAGCGTCGATTACGAGCCATTTCCTTTCTATTGAATCCTTGGTTGCA contains these protein-coding regions:
- a CDS encoding small subunit ribosomal protein S9; this translates as MAAKKTSNKVYYYGTGRRKDAVAAVRLVPGKGNITINGKSIDDYFGLDTLKLIVRQPLAATQTEDKFDVIVKAIGGGISGQAGAIRHGIARALVEADEESYKAVLKESGFLTRDARMKERKKPGLKKARKASQFSKR
- a CDS encoding LSU ribosomal protein L13P is translated as MATYVATKDSIERKWLVIDAEGMVLGRLATEVARLLRGKHKPTYTPFLDTGDNVIVINASKVVLTGKKLDDKLYRHHSGFPGGLKEIDYRTLMAKNPEKAVELAVKGMLPKNSLGRQMFRKLHVYAGPDYEQTAQKPEVHTF
- a CDS encoding tRNA threonylcarbamoyladenosine biosynthesis protein TsaE codes for the protein MFCYLPALNVKLLNMIRFNTTSPEQTEKFGYELAKSLCGGDVIALTGDLGAGKTCLTRGIAKGLGSTAYVSSPTFTIVNEYDGGRLMLFHFDTYRLSGPDDFLMSGLDEYFYREGVCVIEWSDIIDELLPQDTIKMTITGDGNTRKFECECSEKHQKYLEDAVIKAGAVIEE